A stretch of the Medicago truncatula cultivar Jemalong A17 chromosome 5, MtrunA17r5.0-ANR, whole genome shotgun sequence genome encodes the following:
- the LOC11423791 gene encoding uncharacterized protein, with protein MDCLVMPVSLIRRRSTSSRLGYRPLTNDGLDQQDSDSRVTVVVGKEKKVFLVDPIILQENPFKVLMDISMKKDPTKKKKDHFHFSSSQQRVIFVDVDDILFEHMLWLMNNDTSSLFQLNLKDIVDFYTHDDM; from the coding sequence ATGGATTGTTTGGTGATGCCAGTTTCATTGATCAGGAGAAGATCAACAAGTTCAAGATTGGGTTATAGACCACTAACCAATGATGGATTGGATCAACAAGATTCTGATAGCCGCGTGACGGTGGTGGTTGGAAAAGAGAAGAAGGTGTTCCTCGTAGACCCTATCATATTACAAGAAAATCCATTTAAGGTTTTGATGGATATCTCAATGAAGAAGGatccaacaaagaaaaagaaggatcatttccatttttcatcaagTCAGCAAAGAGTTATCTTTGTGgatgttgatgatattttgtTTGAGCACATGTTGTGGCTTATGAACAATGATACATCTTCTTTGTTTCAGCTGAATTTGAAGGATATTGTTGATTTTTATACTCATGATGATATGTAA